A part of Streptomyces sp. NBC_01235 genomic DNA contains:
- a CDS encoding DUF3151 domain-containing protein yields the protein MSLHENLLGGPPPTHLPDDPEPRELLANGTAPADVAAKYPTSSLAWAQLADDAFERGSVVESYAYARTGYHRGLDSLRRGGWKGHGPVPWEHEPNRGFLRALHALARAAQAIGEQEEYERCTQFLKDSSPTAAQTLG from the coding sequence ATGTCCCTTCACGAAAACCTCCTCGGGGGCCCGCCCCCGACCCACCTCCCCGACGACCCGGAGCCGCGCGAGCTCCTCGCGAACGGCACGGCGCCCGCCGACGTCGCCGCGAAGTACCCGACGTCCTCGCTGGCCTGGGCCCAGCTCGCCGACGACGCGTTCGAGCGGGGCAGCGTGGTGGAGTCCTACGCGTACGCCCGTACGGGGTACCACCGCGGCCTGGACAGCCTGCGCCGAGGCGGCTGGAAGGGCCACGGCCCGGTGCCCTGGGAGCACGAGCCGAACCGCGGCTTCCTGCGCGCCCTGCACGCCCTCGCCCGCGCCGCGCAGGCCATCGGCGAGCAGGAGGAGTACGAGCGCTGCACGCAGTTCCTGAAGGACTCCTCGCCGACGGCCGCCCAGACACTGGGCTAG
- the kynU gene encoding kynureninase, which translates to MSDRLALTAKELDASDELAGTRARFVLDDVVYLDGNSLGALPAAVPDRVEDVVRRQWGELRIRSWDESGWWTAPERIGDRIAPLVGAAAGQIVVGDSTSVNVFKALVGAVRLVDGAGDARVARDEILVDATTFPTDGYIAESAARLTGRTLIPVTPGEVPAALSERTAAVLLNHADYRTGRLHDLPSLTAAVHAAGAVAVWDLCHSAGALPVGLDEHGVDLAVGCTYKYLNGGPGSPAYLYVRRDLQDRFDSPLPGWNSHAEPFAMRETYEPARGAPRGRVGTPDILSMLALEAALDVWDGVSIEAVRAKSLALTDFFLECVAAYVPEGRVESLTPVRHEERGSQVALRCENAGDVMRRLIERGVVGDFRRPDVLRFGFTPLYVGFADVERAVRILGEELR; encoded by the coding sequence ATGTCTGACCGACTCGCCCTCACCGCGAAGGAGCTGGACGCGAGCGACGAACTGGCGGGCACGCGCGCGCGGTTCGTGCTCGACGATGTTGTCTACCTGGACGGCAACTCGCTGGGCGCGCTGCCCGCGGCCGTCCCGGACCGCGTCGAGGACGTCGTGCGCCGCCAGTGGGGCGAGCTGCGCATCCGATCCTGGGACGAGAGCGGCTGGTGGACGGCGCCCGAGCGGATCGGCGACCGGATCGCCCCGCTGGTGGGCGCGGCGGCCGGGCAGATCGTGGTCGGCGACTCGACAAGCGTCAACGTCTTCAAGGCACTCGTGGGCGCGGTGCGCCTGGTGGACGGCGCCGGGGATGCCCGGGTCGCCCGGGACGAGATCCTCGTCGACGCGACGACCTTCCCCACGGACGGCTACATAGCGGAGTCCGCGGCCCGTCTGACCGGCCGCACGCTGATCCCGGTGACGCCGGGCGAGGTGCCGGCCGCGCTGTCGGAGCGCACGGCCGCCGTCCTGCTCAACCACGCCGACTACCGCACCGGACGGCTGCACGACCTGCCCTCGCTGACCGCCGCCGTGCACGCGGCGGGCGCGGTCGCCGTCTGGGACCTGTGCCACAGCGCGGGCGCCCTGCCGGTGGGCCTCGACGAGCACGGCGTGGACCTCGCGGTCGGCTGTACCTACAAGTACCTGAACGGCGGGCCGGGTTCCCCGGCGTACCTGTACGTTCGGCGCGACCTCCAGGACCGCTTCGACTCGCCGCTGCCCGGCTGGAACTCGCACGCCGAGCCCTTCGCGATGCGGGAGACGTACGAGCCGGCCCGGGGCGCGCCGCGCGGGCGCGTCGGCACCCCGGACATCCTGTCGATGCTCGCCCTGGAGGCGGCCCTCGACGTCTGGGACGGCGTGTCGATCGAGGCGGTGCGGGCGAAGTCGTTGGCCCTTACGGACTTCTTCCTGGAGTGCGTCGCCGCCTACGTCCCCGAGGGGCGGGTCGAGTCGCTGACTCCGGTGCGTCACGAGGAGCGGGGCAGCCAGGTGGCGCTGCGCTGCGAGAACGCCGGAGACGTCATGCGGCGGCTGATCGAGCGCGGGGTCGTCGGCGACTTCCGCCGCCCGGACGTCCTGCGGTTCGGCTTCACCCCGCTGTACGTCGGGTTCGCGGACGTGGAGCGGGCGGTGCGGATCCTGGGGGAGGAATTGCGCTGA
- a CDS encoding MFS transporter, whose translation MPDVRLASSQGKWILFTTVLGSSMALLDSTVVNVALPRIGRDLDADLAALQWTVNAYLLTLAGLILLGGSLGDRYGRRKVFVIGVVWFAAASLLCGIAPNAGVLVAARALQGVGGALLTPGSLALIQGSFHRDDRGRAVGLWSGFGGIGAAVGPFLGGWLVDGPGWRWVFLLNVPLALLCVPVALRHVPESGDGRKHGRFDVLGAFLGALALALVTYALIEAGSGPLGVVVAAAVAGVATGVAFVAVERRRPDPMLPLGIFASRQFTAVNLVTLCVYAAFGGFFFLSAVQLQVVAGWSALGAGTALLPTTVLMLLLSARSGELADRIGPRIPLTVGPLLCAAGMLLMLRVGPDASYVSDVLPAVLVLGLGMVSLVAPLTATVLASVDVARAGVASGINNAAARAAGLVAVAALPLLTGMGQEAYRSADAFDDAFRRAMVLCAGVLVLGAAVAFTTVRRLPPDCRRPECRTHGSVLAPPLEGERAKPRLG comes from the coding sequence ATGCCCGATGTCCGGCTGGCCTCGTCCCAGGGCAAGTGGATCCTGTTCACCACCGTGCTCGGCTCCAGCATGGCCCTGCTGGACTCGACCGTCGTCAACGTCGCCCTTCCGCGCATCGGCCGCGACCTGGACGCCGACCTCGCCGCCCTCCAGTGGACGGTCAACGCGTATCTGCTCACACTGGCCGGACTGATCCTGCTCGGCGGTTCCCTGGGCGACCGTTACGGGCGGCGGAAGGTCTTCGTGATCGGGGTGGTGTGGTTCGCCGCCGCCTCGCTGCTGTGCGGGATCGCCCCGAACGCGGGGGTGCTGGTCGCCGCCCGCGCCCTGCAGGGTGTCGGCGGCGCGCTCCTCACGCCGGGCTCCCTCGCGCTCATCCAGGGCTCCTTCCACCGCGACGACCGGGGGCGGGCGGTCGGCCTGTGGTCCGGGTTCGGCGGCATCGGGGCGGCCGTCGGGCCGTTCCTGGGCGGCTGGCTGGTGGACGGCCCGGGCTGGCGGTGGGTGTTCCTGCTGAACGTGCCGCTGGCGCTGTTGTGCGTGCCGGTGGCGCTGCGGCACGTGCCCGAGTCGGGGGACGGCCGTAAGCACGGCCGCTTCGACGTCCTGGGCGCCTTCCTGGGCGCGCTGGCGCTGGCCCTCGTCACGTACGCCCTGATCGAGGCCGGGAGCGGGCCCCTGGGGGTGGTCGTGGCGGCGGCGGTCGCCGGCGTGGCGACCGGCGTCGCCTTCGTGGCGGTGGAGCGCCGTCGCCCGGACCCGATGCTTCCGCTCGGCATCTTCGCGTCCCGCCAGTTCACGGCCGTCAACCTGGTCACCCTGTGCGTGTACGCGGCGTTCGGCGGGTTCTTCTTCCTCTCCGCGGTCCAGCTCCAGGTCGTGGCCGGCTGGTCGGCCCTCGGCGCGGGGACGGCACTGCTGCCGACGACCGTGCTGATGCTGCTGCTGTCCGCCCGCTCCGGCGAACTGGCCGACCGCATCGGACCGCGCATCCCCCTCACCGTCGGCCCGCTGCTGTGTGCGGCCGGGATGCTGCTGATGCTGCGGGTGGGGCCCGACGCCTCGTACGTTTCCGACGTCCTGCCCGCCGTCCTGGTCCTCGGCCTCGGCATGGTCTCGCTGGTCGCCCCGCTGACCGCCACGGTCCTGGCCTCCGTGGACGTCGCCCGGGCGGGCGTGGCCAGCGGCATCAACAATGCGGCGGCGCGGGCCGCGGGCCTGGTCGCGGTGGCGGCGCTGCCGCTGCTCACCGGGATGGGGCAGGAGGCGTACCGCTCGGCGGACGCCTTCGACGACGCGTTCCGCCGGGCGATGGTGCTGTGCGCGGGCGTGCTGGTACTGGGCGCGGCGGTCGCCTTCACGACGGTACGACGACTGCCACCGGACTGCCGCAGGCCCGAGTGCAGGACCCACGGGAGCGTGCTGGCGCCGCCGCTGGAGGGGGAGCGGGCCAAGCCGAGACTGGGCTGA
- a CDS encoding tryptophan 2,3-dioxygenase family protein has translation MSLQAQPHEASEPETPHLDFAGTTPYEDYVKADVLTHLQHTLSDDPGEMVFLVTTQVMELWFTVIVHEWETAARALRSDDVPTAIAALKRSVRELEALNASWRPLAQLTPAQFNAYRSALGEGSGFQSAMYRRMEFLLGEKSASMLVPHRGAPRVHAELEKALHEPGLYDEVLRLLARRGHAIPAAVLERDISRRHEPSPEVEAVWTTVYSGDEGDEVARLGEALTDVAELVWRWRNDHLVATRRAMGAKAGTGGSAGVAWLEKRAQKNVFPELWTARSHV, from the coding sequence ATGTCCCTCCAGGCTCAGCCTCACGAGGCTTCGGAGCCCGAGACCCCGCATCTCGACTTCGCAGGCACGACGCCGTACGAGGACTACGTCAAGGCGGACGTGCTCACCCACCTCCAGCACACCCTCTCCGACGATCCCGGAGAGATGGTCTTCCTGGTCACGACCCAGGTCATGGAGCTGTGGTTCACGGTCATCGTCCACGAGTGGGAGACGGCGGCCCGCGCCCTGCGCTCGGACGACGTACCGACGGCGATCGCCGCGCTGAAGCGTTCCGTCCGCGAGCTGGAGGCGCTGAACGCCTCCTGGAGGCCGCTCGCGCAGCTGACCCCGGCCCAGTTCAACGCCTACCGCTCCGCGCTCGGCGAGGGCTCCGGTTTCCAGTCGGCGATGTACCGCCGCATGGAGTTCCTGCTCGGCGAGAAGTCCGCGTCCATGCTGGTCCCGCACCGCGGCGCGCCCCGCGTCCACGCGGAGCTGGAGAAGGCGCTGCACGAGCCCGGCCTGTACGACGAGGTGCTGCGGCTGCTGGCCCGCCGCGGCCACGCGATCCCCGCGGCCGTCCTGGAGCGCGACATCTCGCGGCGCCACGAGCCCTCGCCGGAGGTCGAGGCGGTGTGGACGACCGTGTACTCGGGCGACGAGGGGGACGAGGTCGCCCGCCTCGGCGAGGCTCTGACGGACGTCGCCGAACTGGTGTGGCGCTGGCGCAACGACCACCTCGTCGCCACCCGCCGCGCGATGGGTGCGAAGGCGGGCACCGGCGGCTCGGCCGGCGTGGCCTGGCTGGAGAAGCGCGCGCAGAAGAACGTGTTCCCCGAGCTGTGGACGGCGAGGTCCCATGTCTGA
- a CDS encoding aldose epimerase family protein — translation MSNEDITLTAGDAEVTVQPGNGGRVGGLRVGGLELLRQGERFGCFPMVPWCGRIRDGRFRDGGAVHQMPLNAAPNAIHGTVRDGVWKVARRTADEVVLTYDLVEPWPYAGRVTQVVTLAEDALTLGMAVETYDSSFPAQIGWHPWFNRNLGGQDGQDVRVSFEPGWQEERGEDHLPTGNRIEPKPGPWDDCFGMPGGVDVTLTWPGQLAVNVTSPEKWVVLYDEQEAAVCVEPQTGPPDGLNTLPRLVTPLEPLEAGTTWRWTRL, via the coding sequence GTGAGTAACGAAGACATCACGCTGACCGCGGGCGACGCGGAGGTGACCGTGCAGCCGGGCAACGGCGGCCGGGTCGGTGGGCTGCGCGTCGGCGGCCTCGAACTGCTGCGTCAGGGGGAGCGGTTCGGGTGCTTCCCGATGGTTCCCTGGTGCGGCCGGATCCGTGACGGCCGGTTCCGGGACGGCGGAGCCGTCCACCAGATGCCGCTCAACGCCGCGCCGAACGCCATCCACGGCACCGTCCGCGACGGCGTCTGGAAGGTCGCGCGGCGGACGGCGGACGAGGTCGTGCTGACGTACGACCTGGTGGAGCCGTGGCCCTACGCGGGCCGCGTCACCCAGGTGGTCACGCTGGCCGAGGACGCCCTGACGCTCGGGATGGCCGTGGAGACGTACGACTCGTCGTTCCCGGCGCAGATCGGCTGGCACCCGTGGTTCAACCGGAACCTCGGCGGCCAGGACGGTCAGGACGTGCGGGTTTCCTTCGAGCCCGGCTGGCAGGAGGAGCGCGGCGAGGACCATCTGCCCACCGGCAACCGCATCGAGCCGAAGCCCGGCCCCTGGGACGACTGCTTCGGCATGCCCGGCGGCGTCGACGTCACCCTCACCTGGCCGGGGCAACTGGCGGTGAACGTGACCAGCCCCGAGAAGTGGGTCGTCCTCTACGACGAGCAGGAAGCGGCCGTGTGCGTGGAGCCGCAGACCGGCCCGCCCGACGGCCTGAACACCCTCCCGCGCCTGGTCACCCCGCTGGAACCGCTGGAGGCCGGCACCACCTGGCGCTGGACCCGGCTCTGA
- a CDS encoding SRPBCC domain-containing protein produces the protein MEQEVFVPVPAERLRAALADPAQVARAVPGLQQDAGTEPVAGRLKLRIGGHTITYRGAVRVAPREDGTYAVEGDATEARGSGAVKLALTLRLREADAGTTLRFEGTASADGRVTELPPETVDSAVARLLNRFAGNLGAGAAEESAESAEESADAGDGDDIVDVHDVHDIGDEDDVDEPLPPTPVFENLTGPGEPPAEAAHARRTMIGRSAEEVDHAPPRGRYAPVPAPQTVVPNSTLRWAAPAAALVVASVIVVGRALRRRG, from the coding sequence ATGGAGCAAGAGGTGTTCGTTCCGGTTCCGGCCGAGCGGCTGCGGGCGGCCCTCGCCGATCCCGCGCAGGTGGCCCGGGCGGTCCCCGGACTCCAGCAGGACGCCGGCACCGAGCCCGTCGCGGGGCGGCTGAAGCTGCGGATCGGCGGCCACACCATCACCTACCGGGGCGCCGTACGCGTCGCGCCGCGCGAGGACGGTACCTACGCCGTGGAGGGCGATGCGACCGAGGCCCGTGGCAGCGGCGCGGTGAAACTGGCCCTCACCCTGCGGCTGCGGGAGGCCGACGCCGGCACGACGCTCCGCTTCGAGGGGACGGCGTCGGCGGACGGCCGGGTCACGGAGCTGCCGCCGGAGACGGTGGACTCGGCGGTCGCCCGCCTGCTGAACCGTTTCGCGGGAAACCTGGGTGCGGGCGCGGCAGAGGAGTCGGCAGAGTCGGCGGAGGAGTCGGCCGACGCCGGTGACGGGGACGACATCGTCGACGTCCACGACGTCCACGACATCGGTGACGAGGACGACGTCGACGAACCCCTGCCCCCCACGCCCGTCTTCGAGAACCTCACCGGACCCGGGGAGCCGCCCGCGGAGGCCGCGCACGCGCGCCGGACGATGATCGGGCGCAGCGCCGAGGAGGTGGACCACGCTCCGCCGCGCGGGCGCTACGCGCCGGTCCCGGCCCCGCAGACCGTCGTACCGAACAGCACCCTGCGCTGGGCGGCGCCCGCGGCCGCGCTGGTCGTGGCGTCGGTGATCGTGGTGGGCAGGGCGCTGCGCCGGCGCGGTTAG
- a CDS encoding alpha/beta hydrolase, protein MAELRFRGRWRRPWRREEETPQGRRWVRALLAVLVTAAVVVPLTAATRPSIPAPAPAHLATPTAATLGKAYAANRANAALASRMAAAHGDRHRAASDRALAAPSRRLLTFDGRGSGRAVEVFGDLAHAERVAVLVPGSDTSLDTYERFRAGAAALHDRLALQAQAGAGAGASPRTAVVAWLGYTTPGTISTTAITPSRAAEAAPDLREFIGTLRAVTGPASHVTVLCHSYGTVVCARAASGLDVTDLVLLGSPGTGADSAADLHTRARVWAARGADDWVADVPHVSADLFGTTVGFGTDPMSPSFGARVFAAGSGGHSDYFTPGSASLANLARIVLGDTMEVTHA, encoded by the coding sequence ATGGCGGAGCTTCGTTTTCGCGGACGGTGGCGGCGGCCGTGGCGCCGTGAAGAGGAAACGCCCCAGGGGCGGCGCTGGGTCCGCGCCCTGCTGGCCGTCCTGGTCACCGCCGCCGTGGTCGTCCCCCTCACGGCGGCGACCCGGCCGAGCATCCCCGCTCCCGCCCCTGCCCACCTCGCCACGCCGACGGCGGCGACGCTCGGCAAGGCGTACGCCGCGAACCGGGCCAACGCCGCCCTGGCGTCCCGGATGGCCGCGGCCCACGGGGACCGCCACCGCGCGGCCTCGGACCGGGCACTGGCCGCCCCCTCCCGCAGACTGCTCACGTTCGACGGCCGTGGTTCCGGCCGCGCGGTCGAGGTGTTCGGGGACCTCGCGCACGCCGAGCGCGTCGCCGTCCTCGTACCGGGCTCGGACACCTCCCTGGACACCTACGAGCGCTTCCGCGCGGGAGCGGCCGCACTGCACGACCGGCTCGCCCTACAGGCTCAGGCCGGGGCCGGGGCCGGGGCCAGTCCGCGGACGGCTGTGGTGGCCTGGCTCGGCTACACCACCCCCGGCACGATCAGCACCACCGCGATCACCCCGTCCCGCGCTGCCGAAGCGGCCCCGGACCTGCGGGAGTTCATCGGCACGTTGAGGGCCGTCACCGGACCGGCCTCCCACGTCACCGTCCTGTGCCACTCGTACGGCACGGTCGTGTGCGCCCGCGCCGCTTCCGGTCTGGACGTGACCGACCTCGTCCTCCTCGGCAGCCCGGGCACGGGCGCGGACTCGGCGGCGGACCTGCACACCCGCGCGCGGGTGTGGGCGGCGAGGGGCGCCGACGACTGGGTGGCGGACGTCCCGCACGTCAGCGCCGACCTGTTCGGCACCACGGTCGGCTTCGGCACCGACCCGATGTCCCCGTCGTTCGGCGCCCGCGTCTTCGCGGCGGGCTCCGGCGGCCACAGCGACTACTTCACCCCGGGCTCGGCCTCCCTGGCCAACCTCGCCCGGATCGTCCTGGGCGACACCATGGAGGTGACCCATGCCTGA
- the fbaA gene encoding class II fructose-bisphosphate aldolase translates to MPIATPEVYNEMLDRAKAGKFAYPAINVTSSQTLHAALRGFAEADSDGIIQITTGGAEFAGGQYSKDMVTGAVALAEFAHIVAEKYPVTVALHTDHCPKDKLDGYVRPLLAISEERVKAGRNPLFQSHMWDGSAETLADNLSVAQELLARTVAAKIILEVEITPTGGEEDGVTHEINDSLYTTVDDAVRTVEALGLGEKGRYLLAASFGNVHGVYKPGNVVLRPDLLKELNEGIAAKYGKPAGSQPFDFVFHGGSGSSPEEIATALENGVVKMNIDTDTQYAFTRPVADHMFRNYDGVLKVDGEVGSKKTYDPRTWGKLAEAGMAARVVEATQNLRSAGQKIK, encoded by the coding sequence ATGCCCATCGCAACCCCCGAGGTCTACAACGAGATGCTCGACCGGGCGAAGGCAGGCAAGTTCGCCTACCCGGCCATCAACGTGACCTCGTCCCAGACCCTGCACGCGGCGCTGCGCGGCTTCGCCGAGGCGGACAGCGACGGCATCATCCAGATCACGACGGGTGGCGCCGAGTTCGCGGGCGGCCAGTACAGCAAGGACATGGTGACCGGCGCCGTCGCCCTGGCCGAGTTCGCGCACATCGTCGCCGAGAAGTACCCGGTCACCGTCGCCCTGCACACGGACCACTGCCCGAAGGACAAGCTCGACGGGTACGTGCGTCCGCTGCTGGCGATCTCCGAGGAGCGGGTGAAGGCCGGCCGCAACCCGCTGTTCCAGTCCCACATGTGGGACGGCTCGGCCGAGACCCTCGCCGACAACCTCTCCGTCGCCCAGGAGCTGCTCGCCCGCACCGTCGCCGCGAAGATCATCCTCGAGGTGGAGATCACCCCGACGGGCGGCGAGGAGGACGGCGTCACGCACGAGATCAACGACTCCCTGTACACGACGGTCGACGACGCGGTGCGCACCGTCGAGGCGCTGGGTCTGGGCGAGAAGGGCCGCTACCTGCTGGCCGCGTCCTTCGGCAACGTCCACGGCGTCTACAAGCCGGGCAACGTCGTGCTCCGCCCCGACCTGCTCAAGGAGCTGAACGAGGGCATCGCCGCGAAGTACGGCAAGCCGGCCGGCTCCCAGCCGTTCGACTTCGTCTTCCACGGCGGCTCCGGCTCCTCGCCGGAGGAGATCGCGACCGCGCTGGAGAACGGCGTCGTCAAGATGAACATCGACACGGACACGCAGTACGCCTTCACGCGTCCCGTCGCCGACCACATGTTCCGCAACTACGACGGCGTCCTGAAGGTCGACGGCGAGGTCGGCTCCAAGAAGACCTACGACCCGCGGACCTGGGGCAAGCTGGCCGAGGCGGGCATGGCCGCGCGCGTCGTCGAGGCCACGCAGAACCTGCGTTCGGCGGGCCAGAAGATCAAGTAA
- the pyrE gene encoding orotate phosphoribosyltransferase, which yields MTDVNEEMPPGTRGALLQQIKDKAVVHGKVTLSSGLEADYYVDLRRVTLDGEAAPLVGQVLLDLTAELDFDAVGGLTMGADPVAGAMLHAAAARGRRLDAFVVRKAAKAHGLQRRVEGPEIAGRRVLVVEDTSTTGGSPLAAVEAVREAGAEVVAVATIVDRATGADEKIREGAGVPYLFAFSKDELGLD from the coding sequence ATGACGGACGTCAACGAAGAAATGCCGCCAGGCACACGCGGCGCGCTGCTGCAGCAGATCAAGGACAAGGCCGTGGTGCACGGCAAGGTGACCCTGTCGTCGGGTCTGGAGGCGGACTACTACGTCGACCTCCGTCGCGTCACCCTCGACGGGGAGGCCGCTCCGCTGGTCGGGCAGGTGCTGCTCGACCTGACCGCCGAGCTCGACTTCGACGCGGTGGGCGGTCTGACGATGGGCGCCGACCCGGTGGCCGGCGCCATGCTGCACGCGGCCGCCGCGCGTGGCCGCAGGCTGGACGCCTTCGTCGTACGCAAGGCGGCCAAGGCGCACGGGCTCCAGCGGCGGGTCGAGGGTCCGGAGATCGCGGGCCGGCGCGTGCTGGTCGTCGAGGACACCTCCACCACCGGCGGTTCGCCGCTCGCCGCCGTCGAGGCCGTGCGCGAGGCCGGCGCCGAGGTGGTGGCCGTGGCGACCATCGTGGACCGGGCCACCGGCGCCGACGAGAAGATCCGCGAGGGCGCGGGGGTGCCGTACCTGTTCGCCTTCTCGAAGGATGAACTGGGTCTGGACTGA
- a CDS encoding alpha/beta hydrolase, giving the protein MPDDVVAARAAAEEESAFAHPPVDPDVTTTYGDHPDQVIDFYVPRVAAGPGGSVPLVVVLHGGAWRAPYDRRHITPFADFLARRGFAVANVEYRRGAGNPAPEGTSPIAGRWPDTFDDIAAALDALPALVKDVLPQADARRTVLTGHSAGGHLALWAAARHVLPADAPWRTGGPAALRGVVALAPIADFTVAGKLDVCGGAACQLLGGDEQFEERRPYADPALLLPTGIATTLVQGRTDLVVPQAVAEAYADAAAKAGEVVGLTLLEDVGHFPLIDPAADACAVVAEEIAQLAW; this is encoded by the coding sequence ATGCCGGACGACGTTGTCGCAGCCCGGGCCGCCGCTGAGGAGGAGTCGGCCTTCGCGCATCCGCCGGTCGACCCCGACGTCACCACGACGTACGGCGACCACCCCGACCAGGTGATCGACTTCTACGTCCCGCGCGTGGCGGCGGGCCCGGGCGGCTCCGTCCCGCTCGTCGTCGTCCTGCACGGCGGGGCCTGGCGCGCGCCGTACGACCGGCGGCACATCACACCGTTCGCGGACTTCCTGGCCCGACGAGGGTTTGCCGTGGCCAACGTCGAGTACCGGCGGGGCGCCGGGAACCCGGCCCCGGAGGGGACATCCCCGATCGCGGGGCGCTGGCCCGACACCTTCGACGACATCGCCGCCGCCCTGGACGCGCTCCCCGCCCTCGTCAAGGACGTCCTGCCGCAGGCCGACGCGCGCCGCACCGTGCTCACCGGCCACTCGGCGGGCGGCCACCTCGCCCTGTGGGCGGCGGCCCGGCATGTGCTGCCCGCCGACGCGCCCTGGCGCACCGGCGGCCCCGCCGCGCTGCGGGGCGTCGTCGCGCTCGCCCCGATCGCCGACTTCACGGTCGCCGGGAAGCTGGACGTCTGCGGCGGAGCGGCCTGCCAACTCCTGGGCGGCGACGAGCAGTTCGAAGAGAGGCGACCGTACGCCGACCCCGCGCTCCTGCTGCCGACCGGCATCGCGACGACGCTGGTCCAGGGCCGCACCGACCTGGTCGTCCCGCAGGCGGTCGCCGAGGCGTACGCGGACGCGGCGGCGAAGGCGGGCGAGGTCGTGGGCCTGACCCTCCTCGAGGACGTCGGCCACTTCCCGCTGATCGACCCGGCGGCGGACGCGTGCGCCGTGGTGGCGGAGGAGATCGCGCAGCTGGCGTGGTGA